A stretch of DNA from Candidatus Fonsibacter ubiquis:
TTGATATTTTAAATAACTCTCCACTTGAAAGTCAGCATCAAAAGTAAATTTAAAGTCACCAGTCTTTTGAAGTTTTCTTCCAAATTTTTCTTGTAATCCTTCTTCAGACAAGTAACTAATATGACCTGCCATACGCGCCACTGACAATCCTTTTCTTGGATTTTTATTTAGTTTTAAATAATCTCCATTGGACCATTCAGGATCTGCCATAATTGCTTGGCGTGATAGTTCATTGAATGCAATATTTTGTGCTGAATGACTTGCAGTACAAGCAATTGGAATTGCAGAATAAGTTCTTCCAGGATTAGATGAGCAAAATTGTAAAACTTGCATTCCACCCATAGAGCCACCTAATACACATAAAGTTTTTTCAATTTGTAAATGATCTAGTAATAAGACATGCGCATTAACCATATCTCTTATGGTCACTAATGGAAAAGTATTTTGATAAAGTTCATTAGTCTTTGGATTAATAGATGTTGGACCAGATGTTCCCATGCAACCTCCCAAAACATTTGCACAAATTATAAAATATTTATTTGTATCAACTGCTTTGTTTGGACCAATTGCAGTAACCCACCAACCATCTTTTCCAGTAATTGGATTAGTTCCAGTTGCAAACTGATCTCCACTTAATGCATGAAATACTAAAATTGCATTGTCTTTATTTGCATTTAAAGTTCCATAGGTTTCATAGGCAATTGTAAAATTATCTAAAGTTTGACCGGACTCCAGTCTTAGTGGTTTTTTAATGTCTATATTTTTGACTTTGCTTTTATCTATAATCATTTAATCCAATCTGGACACGGTAGCCCTTTT
This window harbors:
- the metX gene encoding homoserine O-acetyltransferase MetX → MIIDKSKVKNIDIKKPLRLESGQTLDNFTIAYETYGTLNANKDNAILVFHALSGDQFATGTNPITGKDGWWVTAIGPNKAVDTNKYFIICANVLGGCMGTSGPTSINPKTNELYQNTFPLVTIRDMVNAHVLLLDHLQIEKTLCVLGGSMGGMQVLQFCSSNPGRTYSAIPIACTASHSAQNIAFNELSRQAIMADPEWSNGDYLKLNKNPRKGLSVARMAGHISYLSEEGLQEKFGRKLQKTGDFKFTFDADFQVESYLKYQGNAFVDRFDANSYLYLTRAMDYFDLYRENNGVLANAFKDTKIKFCIISFSTDWLYPTAESKKILIALNSIGADVSFVEIITNNGHDSFLLDEAEFLRSVKGFLDSAYEEFKASK